DNA sequence from the Bacteroidales bacterium genome:
ATCCCCGAAAGGAAGGCTAACTGAATAAGCAGGATAAAACATTGAGATTTTCAGGGTATCACGGGCACTCTGCTGGGCCAGGACCTTCCTGACAGGAAGAAGTATGGAGGATAAACAAAAAAGACTGATGAGGATAAAGTTCCTGTAATACATGTCGCAGCGGTGAGTTATTGCAGCAAATTGAAATGCAAAGATACAAAACTCCTATGCACAGTCTCTTGATTACACACTGAACTTTGACTCATTACAGAGCAATTTATATTTATTTAAGAACCCCGATTCAGGCATTTCAATTTGATAAGTTGTGTAATTTGTATCTTTGCTCACAATATCAAACTTTAAGTTTCTTCAATATGCGTAAAATCTCTATGGTTGACCTCAAGGCTCAATATGATCATATCAAGCCTGAGATCGACGCTGCCATTGGACAGGTAATATCATCCACTTCTTTTATCAATGGACCGGTAGTTAAGGAATTTCAATCCGACCTGGAAAATTATCTTGGTGTAAAACATGTAATCCCATGCGGAAATGGAACTGATGCCTTACAGGTAGCTATGATGGCACTCGGATTAAAACCCGGGGATGAGGTAATCGCACCATCCTTTACATTTATAGCTACTGCTGAAGTAATTGCCTTGCTGGGACTTACCCCGGTTCTGGTAGATGTTGACCCGGACACTTTCAATATTGATCCGGCCTCTGTTGAAAAAGCTATTACTCCCAAAACCAAAGCCATTGTACCAGTACACCTTTTTGGTCAAAGTGCTGATATGGATGCTATTATGAAAATTGCTGAGGATCATGGATTGTTTGTTATTGAAGATGCTTGCCAGGCTATTGGTGCCGATTATATAAAAACCGACGGAAGTAAAGCCAAGGTCGGAACCATTGGTCATGTGGGTTGTACTTCATTTTTCCCTTCAAAAAACCTGGGTTGCTACGGCGATGGCGGTGCAATATTTACGAATGATGATGAACTGGCGAAGAAACTGCGTTCAGTTGTAAATCATGGAATGACTGTAAGGTATTATCATGATGATATTGGGGTGAATAGTCGCCTGGATAGCATACAGGCTGCTGTATTGAAGGTTAAGCTTCCGCATCTTGACAGTTATGCTTCTGCCCGTGGTAAGGCAGCAGCGGCTTATGATAAGGCCTTCGGTGGACATCCCTCACTCAGGATACCGGCACGATTCCCATCCTCAACTCATGTGTTTCACCAATATACGCTGGTACTGAACGGAGTGGATAGGGCAGGCCTTATTGAACATCTTGCCTCGAAGGATGTTCCTGCAATGGTTTACTACCCTGTGCCTATTCATTTACAGAAGGCTTATCTCGATCCTCGTTATCAGCCGGGGGATTTCCCTGTTACTGAAAGCCTGTCGAAGAGCGTATTCTCCCTGCCTATGCATACCGAACTGGATGAGGAACAACTGAACTATATCACCGGAGCTGTACTTGAATTCCTCGATCGAAAATAAAGCTTGTCCGACAAGCATGAATTGTGATTTCCGATTCAAAGTCACGAAGTTGAACAAAGAGTTAAATATCAATCAATTAACTTTTTTGTTTCTTGGTGACTAAAAGTGTTAGATTGAAAAAACTCCCCTTCGGAAAGAGCTCAATTTTCAAATTTTCAAATTAGTCAATTAACATCCTGAAAAATGGAAAACGAAAAAGAATACTTTGCCCACCCGACCGCTATAA
Encoded proteins:
- a CDS encoding DegT/DnrJ/EryC1/StrS family aminotransferase; translated protein: MRKISMVDLKAQYDHIKPEIDAAIGQVISSTSFINGPVVKEFQSDLENYLGVKHVIPCGNGTDALQVAMMALGLKPGDEVIAPSFTFIATAEVIALLGLTPVLVDVDPDTFNIDPASVEKAITPKTKAIVPVHLFGQSADMDAIMKIAEDHGLFVIEDACQAIGADYIKTDGSKAKVGTIGHVGCTSFFPSKNLGCYGDGGAIFTNDDELAKKLRSVVNHGMTVRYYHDDIGVNSRLDSIQAAVLKVKLPHLDSYASARGKAAAAYDKAFGGHPSLRIPARFPSSTHVFHQYTLVLNGVDRAGLIEHLASKDVPAMVYYPVPIHLQKAYLDPRYQPGDFPVTESLSKSVFSLPMHTELDEEQLNYITGAVLEFLDRK